Proteins encoded within one genomic window of bacterium:
- a CDS encoding excisionase family DNA-binding protein — MRLMNINEIADYMKVTTRTIYNFIRYHGMPYVKVSGTLRFNFDDVNSWLIGYTKTNFKKKRRITHAQNKNKINLSSQLKQKSIRDFCMRIRDEVLQNSLDI; from the coding sequence ATGAGACTGATGAACATCAATGAGATAGCAGATTATATGAAAGTGACAACAAGAACCATCTATAACTTCATCAGATACCATGGGATGCCCTATGTAAAAGTATCAGGGACATTGCGTTTTAACTTTGATGACGTAAATAGTTGGCTCATAGGATACACAAAAACAAACTTTAAAAAAAAGAGAAGAATAACCCATGCTCAAAATAAAAATAAAATAAATTTATCTTCACAACTGAAGCAGAAAAGTATACGTGATTTCTGTATGAGAATCAGAGACGAAGTCCTCCAAAACTCTCTTGATATTTAA